The following proteins come from a genomic window of Ilumatobacter coccineus YM16-304:
- a CDS encoding SAF domain-containing protein produces MTEEIERRRFRPSARRRNRIAAGVALGAVAIGGNVLVYSSLDDSTAVVQAVRDIPAGTQITADMLRTVDADVDSTVEVIPGGQLDLIPGRYAKVRVVSGSLLSNLVLQSEPLVTAGRSVVAVRVPDGSLPTGLRERSRVQLVIPPPTSSAEAPRVVTGHTVGLPVASNSALSTTTLSVEVDAADAPTVAAADDVRVVLLDPTDGADPVVVPDDDAADDIAAAAGEDG; encoded by the coding sequence ATGACCGAAGAGATCGAACGTCGCCGCTTCCGCCCGAGCGCTCGTCGTCGCAATCGAATCGCGGCCGGCGTCGCACTCGGAGCGGTCGCGATCGGCGGCAACGTTCTCGTCTACTCGTCGCTCGACGATTCGACCGCGGTCGTGCAGGCCGTTCGAGACATTCCCGCCGGCACCCAGATCACGGCCGACATGTTGCGGACCGTCGACGCCGATGTCGACAGCACTGTCGAAGTCATCCCCGGCGGGCAACTCGATCTGATTCCGGGACGCTACGCCAAGGTCCGTGTGGTGTCGGGGTCGCTGTTGAGCAACCTCGTACTGCAATCCGAGCCGCTCGTCACGGCCGGTCGCTCCGTGGTCGCGGTCCGGGTGCCCGACGGTTCGCTGCCGACCGGGTTGCGCGAGCGATCACGTGTCCAACTGGTGATTCCACCGCCCACGTCGTCGGCCGAAGCGCCGCGAGTCGTGACCGGTCACACCGTGGGATTGCCGGTCGCGTCGAACTCGGCGCTGTCGACGACCACCCTGTCGGTCGAAGTCGACGCCGCCGACGCTCCGACGGTCGCTGCCGCCGACGACGTCCGAGTCGTCTTGCTCGATCCAACCGACGGTGCCGATCCGGTCGTGGTCCCAGACGACGACGCCGCCGACGACATTGCGGCCGCCGCGGGAGAGGACGGCTGA
- a CDS encoding prepilin peptidase, producing the protein MLTLVGLATTAILHDDVGLVSIVGVGALLPAGLVDLAERRLPNRMVAAAGALTCLAIAVSAVVLPSSLPDRWLSDLAIGAGLMTAPLLVLHLAAPTAMGFGDVKAAVVLGACAGIVEPQLALVALFVASAGTAAIGLARRRRHLPFGPGLIIGTAVALLLSPLVLTPQESGEPAASTAEQIEIGR; encoded by the coding sequence GTGCTCACCCTCGTTGGCCTCGCGACCACTGCGATCTTGCACGACGACGTGGGCCTCGTATCGATCGTGGGTGTCGGCGCCCTCCTCCCCGCGGGGCTGGTCGACCTCGCCGAACGCCGACTCCCCAACCGTATGGTCGCTGCGGCCGGCGCTCTGACGTGTCTCGCGATCGCCGTGTCGGCCGTCGTGCTGCCGTCGTCCTTGCCCGACCGTTGGCTGAGCGATCTCGCGATCGGAGCGGGGCTCATGACGGCTCCGCTGCTCGTGCTCCACCTCGCAGCGCCGACCGCGATGGGCTTCGGCGACGTCAAGGCTGCCGTCGTGCTCGGCGCCTGCGCCGGAATCGTCGAACCGCAGCTCGCGCTCGTGGCGCTCTTCGTTGCCTCCGCCGGCACCGCCGCGATCGGACTGGCACGACGTCGACGCCACCTGCCGTTCGGGCCAGGGCTCATCATCGGAACCGCTGTCGCGCTGCTCCTGAGCCCCCTGGTGCTCACGCCGCAAGAGTCGGGAGAGCCGGCAGCATCGACCGCTGAGCAGATCGAGATCGGGCGATGA
- a CDS encoding response regulator transcription factor, whose product MNATDNSSTILVAEDDKQIREALDRILRFEGYRTICVNDGAAALEAVSEQQPDAAILDVMMPFVDGMSVVRRLRDKGDRTPVLMLTARQTTADRVEGLDAGADDYLPKPFDLDELLARVRALLRRGESSIVASAMTVDDLLLDSAKRTVTRGDRVVDLTKTEFDILELLMRNVDIVMSRSHLYEDIWGYDFESSSKSLDVHVGYLRRKLEEGGESRLVHTVRGVGYVIRPVR is encoded by the coding sequence ATGAACGCCACCGACAACTCCTCCACCATCCTCGTCGCGGAGGACGACAAACAGATCCGTGAAGCACTCGACCGCATCCTGCGCTTCGAGGGCTATCGCACGATCTGCGTCAACGACGGGGCGGCAGCGCTCGAGGCCGTGTCGGAGCAGCAACCCGACGCCGCGATCCTCGACGTGATGATGCCGTTCGTCGACGGCATGAGCGTGGTGCGTCGCCTCCGCGACAAAGGTGACCGAACCCCCGTGCTGATGCTGACCGCCCGGCAGACGACCGCCGACCGCGTCGAAGGGCTCGACGCCGGCGCCGACGACTACCTGCCCAAACCGTTCGACCTCGACGAACTCCTCGCACGCGTGCGAGCACTGCTCCGTCGCGGCGAGTCCAGCATCGTGGCCTCGGCCATGACGGTCGACGACCTCCTCCTCGACTCCGCCAAGCGCACCGTCACCCGTGGCGATCGCGTCGTCGACCTCACCAAGACCGAGTTCGACATCCTCGAACTCCTCATGCGCAACGTCGACATCGTCATGTCGCGCAGCCACCTCTACGAAGACATCTGGGGCTACGACTTCGAGTCGTCGTCGAAGTCGCTCGACGTGCACGTGGGCTACCTGCGCCGCAAGCTGGAGGAAGGCGGCGAGAGCCGGCTCGTACACACCGTGCGTGGCGTCGGCTACGTGATTCGCCCCGTTCGATGA
- a CDS encoding sensor histidine kinase — MSLRAKLALLFGAMGLLASALVGVFAFRATAGELVETTDAFLTTRAEEIAGGSRRSPGNRPSGGRNGDENVVVLQQPFEEDALAQTITADGDVLPASMALPVTDNTDAMAALEPGRVSTENVRFDDISIDGTSYRMVSMALPDGGAVQVARATGEDDDVLSALTLRIGLIAAAVAVAGAVAGWLIARQTTSSLRRLAGVASDVAETGDFTTAVDVSSRDEIGQLATSFRSMLAALEESREQQLRLVHDAGHELRTPLTSLRANVALLDRFERLAPDDRREIVAAVESELVELSDLFTELIELATDQRSTDMHVEAIDLADLAERVAERWERRTSREIVLSTTSSPVDGDAAMLERAITNLLSNAHKFSPEGSPIEIVVAAGRLAVRDSGPGVPAADRARIFDRFYRSELTRSMPGSGLGLAIVSQIVELHGGTVFVDDAPDGGAEIGFTLAAR, encoded by the coding sequence ATGAGCCTGCGCGCCAAGCTCGCGCTGCTCTTCGGAGCGATGGGACTGCTGGCGAGCGCCCTCGTCGGCGTGTTCGCGTTTCGCGCGACCGCAGGTGAACTCGTCGAGACCACCGATGCGTTCCTCACCACCCGCGCCGAAGAGATCGCCGGTGGATCGCGCCGTTCGCCCGGCAACCGTCCATCCGGCGGTCGCAACGGCGACGAGAACGTGGTCGTGTTGCAACAGCCGTTCGAGGAGGACGCGCTCGCGCAGACGATCACGGCCGACGGCGACGTCCTGCCCGCGTCGATGGCACTGCCGGTCACCGACAACACCGACGCGATGGCCGCACTCGAACCCGGCCGCGTCTCGACCGAGAACGTCCGCTTCGACGACATCTCGATCGACGGCACCTCGTATCGGATGGTCTCGATGGCACTGCCCGACGGGGGAGCGGTACAGGTCGCCAGAGCGACGGGAGAAGACGACGACGTCCTGTCGGCGCTCACCCTCCGGATCGGTCTGATCGCCGCTGCGGTCGCAGTGGCCGGAGCGGTCGCGGGGTGGCTGATTGCCCGCCAGACCACCTCGTCGCTGCGCCGACTCGCCGGTGTGGCGAGCGACGTCGCCGAGACCGGCGACTTCACCACCGCCGTCGACGTGTCGAGCCGAGACGAGATCGGACAGTTGGCCACGTCGTTCCGCTCGATGCTCGCCGCGCTCGAGGAGAGCCGCGAGCAACAGCTCCGACTGGTCCACGACGCCGGCCACGAACTGCGTACGCCGCTGACGAGCCTGCGCGCCAACGTCGCGCTCCTCGACCGATTCGAACGGCTCGCTCCCGACGATCGCCGTGAGATCGTCGCCGCTGTCGAATCGGAGCTGGTCGAACTGAGCGACCTCTTCACCGAGTTGATCGAACTCGCCACCGACCAGCGCAGCACCGACATGCACGTCGAAGCGATCGACCTGGCGGATCTGGCCGAGCGTGTCGCCGAGCGATGGGAACGGCGAACGAGTCGCGAGATCGTGCTCTCGACGACGAGCAGCCCGGTCGACGGCGACGCCGCCATGCTCGAGCGGGCGATCACCAACCTGCTCAGCAACGCGCACAAGTTCAGCCCCGAGGGTTCACCCATCGAGATCGTCGTGGCCGCCGGCCGACTCGCCGTCCGTGACAGCGGCCCAGGTGTCCCGGCCGCGGACCGAGCACGGATCTTCGACCGCTTCTACCGATCCGAACTGACACGGTCGATGCCCGGCTCGGGTCTGGGCCTGGCGATCGTCTCGCAGATCGTCGAACTCCACGGTGGCACCGTGTTCGTCGACGACGCCCCCGACGGCGGCGCCGAGATCGGCTTCACGCTGGCCGCGCGCTGA
- a CDS encoding RCC1 domain-containing protein → MKRIIAALAILATALAGLGIAPNPAGAEHADAPPGPDRAVASRLSSGHGNTCIILDNEQVRCFGSLYGTGVPGSGNIGDDETPDSVRTVDVGPGRTVKEVDGGQLFTCVLLDDGAVRCWGSGDAVLGVPDAPGGLGRSVEPTTVDPIELGAPAVAIASGNFSSCAILEGGDVRCWGEGGQGALGYGNTDDIGDDETPASVGPVDIGAGQTATAITVGRFHACAILDTGEVRCWGNDNTGTKYGDDEPASDAPVKDLGGNKAVAISAGWGSTCAIVESGDVWCWGGGLASRASTGTNTSLTSPAKMDLGAKTASSITVGFEHACVVFTDGTMSCWGEGSDGRLGYGNTDDIGLGTVATPNPPLSGGAVDVGAGRTVLTATGGQANTCALLDNLTVRCWGKGGTIGTGTNANVGDDELPSDVPVINYTGSAAYVPLSPARLADTRPGLDAPAGSPKGTVEAGGTIDVQVTGEGGIPDNDVYAVVLNVAMASPTGFGFVTAYPAGSSRPTAANLNVQDGNASNSVIVPVGDDGKVSLYTSGGGHLVVDTFGYFVQTGSSTSGRQIGVTPSRIFDTRPGTPQPGPKGKIGAGDTMEVQVTDTNGIPADGVSAVILNVTAVQANGPGFVTVFPGDEPQPGTANINVSTRTLTRPNTVIMPVSDAGTIKLFTSSGAFLVADVFGYFTDDTAVDTDDGLFVPLFPTRLLDSRETIGAVPADDTIDFAVTGEIGIPDTANGAVFNLAAAKGERGYVTGYPSDQSQPDTASLNVPDPTTNISNLAILPLTQPSGRMTLYTESGAQLIADTSGYFI, encoded by the coding sequence ATGAAACGGATCATCGCAGCGCTCGCCATCCTTGCGACCGCTCTCGCCGGACTCGGCATCGCCCCCAACCCGGCCGGAGCCGAGCACGCCGATGCGCCTCCGGGGCCCGACCGCGCCGTCGCCAGCCGACTCTCGAGCGGTCACGGCAACACCTGCATCATTCTCGACAACGAGCAGGTCCGCTGCTTCGGCAGCCTCTACGGGACCGGGGTGCCAGGGTCGGGAAACATCGGTGACGACGAGACGCCCGACTCGGTCCGCACCGTCGACGTCGGGCCAGGACGGACGGTGAAGGAGGTCGACGGTGGCCAACTCTTCACGTGTGTGCTCCTCGACGATGGCGCTGTTCGATGCTGGGGCAGCGGTGACGCGGTCCTCGGGGTGCCGGATGCACCAGGTGGGCTCGGCCGATCGGTCGAACCGACCACGGTCGACCCCATCGAGTTGGGTGCCCCGGCGGTGGCGATCGCCTCAGGCAACTTCAGCTCGTGCGCGATCCTCGAAGGCGGCGACGTTCGCTGCTGGGGTGAAGGTGGCCAAGGTGCGCTGGGGTACGGCAACACCGACGACATCGGCGACGACGAGACACCGGCGAGCGTCGGACCCGTCGACATCGGCGCGGGCCAGACCGCCACCGCGATCACCGTCGGCCGCTTCCACGCGTGCGCCATCCTCGACACCGGAGAGGTGCGCTGCTGGGGGAACGACAACACCGGAACGAAGTACGGCGACGACGAACCAGCGTCGGATGCTCCCGTCAAAGACCTGGGCGGCAACAAGGCCGTCGCGATCTCCGCTGGCTGGGGTTCGACCTGCGCGATCGTCGAGTCCGGCGACGTCTGGTGCTGGGGCGGTGGCCTCGCCTCGCGTGCCTCGACCGGAACGAACACCTCGTTGACGAGCCCCGCGAAGATGGACCTCGGGGCGAAGACCGCGTCGTCGATCACCGTCGGGTTCGAGCACGCCTGCGTCGTCTTCACCGACGGCACCATGTCGTGCTGGGGTGAAGGGTCAGACGGTCGCCTCGGGTACGGCAACACCGACGACATCGGTCTGGGCACGGTCGCCACGCCGAACCCACCGCTGAGCGGAGGGGCCGTCGACGTGGGTGCCGGACGCACGGTGCTCACAGCGACGGGCGGACAGGCCAACACCTGTGCGCTCCTCGACAACCTCACCGTCCGCTGTTGGGGCAAGGGCGGCACGATCGGTACAGGAACCAACGCCAACGTCGGTGACGACGAACTGCCGAGCGATGTGCCGGTCATCAACTACACCGGCTCTGCGGCATACGTTCCGCTCTCGCCAGCGCGCCTCGCCGACACGCGACCCGGCCTCGACGCACCGGCCGGCAGCCCGAAGGGCACCGTCGAAGCCGGCGGCACCATCGACGTTCAGGTCACCGGCGAGGGCGGCATCCCCGACAACGACGTGTACGCCGTCGTCCTCAACGTCGCGATGGCCAGTCCGACCGGTTTCGGTTTCGTCACGGCCTACCCCGCCGGCAGCTCGCGTCCCACGGCCGCCAACCTCAACGTGCAGGACGGCAACGCCTCGAACTCGGTGATCGTGCCCGTCGGCGACGACGGCAAGGTCTCGCTGTACACGAGCGGTGGCGGCCACCTCGTGGTCGACACGTTCGGCTACTTCGTACAGACCGGTTCATCGACGTCCGGGCGTCAGATCGGTGTGACTCCGTCACGCATCTTCGACACGCGCCCCGGCACGCCGCAACCAGGCCCGAAGGGCAAGATCGGCGCCGGCGACACGATGGAGGTGCAGGTCACCGACACCAACGGCATCCCGGCCGACGGAGTGAGCGCCGTGATTCTCAACGTCACCGCGGTGCAGGCGAACGGACCCGGGTTCGTGACCGTCTTCCCCGGAGACGAACCGCAGCCGGGCACCGCCAACATCAACGTGTCGACGAGAACCCTCACGCGACCCAACACCGTGATCATGCCCGTCTCCGACGCCGGCACGATCAAGCTGTTCACCAGCTCCGGAGCCTTCCTCGTCGCCGATGTGTTCGGCTACTTCACCGACGACACGGCCGTCGACACCGACGACGGACTGTTCGTCCCGCTCTTCCCGACGCGACTGCTCGACAGTCGCGAAACGATCGGAGCGGTCCCCGCCGACGACACCATCGACTTCGCGGTGACCGGCGAGATCGGCATTCCCGACACCGCCAACGGTGCGGTGTTCAACCTCGCTGCGGCGAAGGGGGAACGTGGCTACGTGACCGGCTATCCGAGCGATCAGTCGCAGCCCGACACCGCGAGCCTCAACGTCCCCGATCCGACGACCAACATCTCCAACCTCGCGATCCTTCCGCTCACGCAGCCGTCGGGGCGGATGACCCTCTACACCGAATCGGGTGCACAACTCATCGCCGACACGTCCGGCTACTTCATCTAG
- a CDS encoding HTTM domain-containing protein, whose amino-acid sequence MSLDTLRSSVRGHVHHLLFAPRSAWPMAIARIVIGIGILGWAVSMMFEVSTFMSDDGLVGPDFASSDFRWITLDSAGSVQITLIVLTLASIPIIIGFRPTIFLVVAFILLVAVQRRTPIILNSGDIILRNLTLLLAFTPTSAALSFDRWRRLGRDGLRTAPLVAPWGLRFVQLQMMLVYFFAFWGKTGDQWREGTAVSTAFRLTDLHRFGPPGILTDNLLVSGLLTWGTLVVELALAVLLWYKPARPVLIVAGLVLHFTIDTFVLVGFFGIAMAAGLMTFLDGDSVQRFVDRRRARARPTAATTT is encoded by the coding sequence ATGAGCCTCGACACACTCCGCTCGTCGGTGCGCGGCCACGTCCACCACCTGCTGTTCGCACCTCGATCGGCGTGGCCGATGGCGATCGCGCGCATCGTGATCGGCATCGGCATCCTCGGCTGGGCCGTGTCGATGATGTTCGAGGTCTCGACGTTCATGTCCGACGACGGGCTCGTCGGACCGGATTTCGCCAGCAGCGATTTCCGTTGGATCACGCTCGATTCGGCAGGAAGCGTCCAGATCACCTTGATCGTGCTGACGCTCGCATCGATCCCGATCATCATCGGATTCCGCCCGACCATCTTTCTCGTCGTGGCGTTCATCCTGCTCGTCGCCGTCCAGCGCCGCACCCCGATCATCCTCAACTCGGGCGACATCATCCTGCGCAACCTGACGTTGCTGCTCGCCTTCACACCGACGAGTGCTGCGCTGTCGTTCGACCGGTGGAGGCGACTCGGGCGTGACGGTCTGCGCACCGCACCCCTCGTCGCGCCGTGGGGTCTGCGCTTCGTCCAACTCCAGATGATGCTCGTCTACTTCTTCGCCTTCTGGGGCAAGACCGGTGATCAGTGGCGCGAGGGCACCGCCGTGTCGACCGCGTTCCGGCTGACCGACCTGCACCGATTCGGCCCGCCCGGGATCCTGACCGACAACCTTCTCGTGTCGGGCCTGCTCACGTGGGGGACCCTCGTGGTCGAACTCGCGCTCGCCGTGTTGCTCTGGTACAAACCCGCTCGCCCGGTGCTGATCGTCGCCGGACTCGTGCTGCACTTCACGATCGACACATTCGTGCTCGTCGGGTTCTTCGGGATCGCGATGGCGGCTGGGCTGATGACCTTCCTCGACGGCGATTCGGTCCAGCGCTTCGTCGACCGTCGCCGCGCGCGGGCTCGGCCAACGGCCGCCACGACGACCTGA
- a CDS encoding NAD(P)H-dependent flavin oxidoreductase codes for MKTAATELLDIEFPILAFSHCRDVVAAVTKAGGMGVLGAVAHSTKQLEIDLDWIENEVGDRPYGVDLIVPAKYAGDGDGGYTMDDIRKLIPDTHREFVDDILARYDVPELSDPNDAGGGMYGSSGDAPFSAKNAMPQLDIALAHKTAFVANALGPPPQFLIDRCKQEGKLIGALAGRPQHAERHQAAGVDLIIAQGSEAGGHTGEIGSMVLIPEIVDAVDIPVLGAGGIGRGRQMAAAMALGAEGVWCGSVWLTTDEAETHPAVKEKFLAATSADTIRSRSLTGKHARMLKSKWTEEWERPDTPDPLGMPLQPILTSAAQQRINRAANTPGSGANELANYFVGQIVGTMNQPKSAGQVVMEMVEEFIEATEALAAQLTN; via the coding sequence ATGAAGACTGCCGCCACCGAACTCCTCGACATCGAGTTTCCGATTCTCGCGTTCAGCCACTGCCGCGATGTCGTGGCCGCGGTCACGAAAGCCGGCGGCATGGGCGTGCTCGGCGCTGTCGCGCACTCCACCAAGCAGCTCGAGATCGACCTCGACTGGATCGAGAACGAGGTCGGCGACCGGCCCTATGGCGTCGACCTCATCGTCCCGGCCAAGTACGCGGGTGACGGCGACGGCGGCTACACGATGGACGACATCCGCAAGCTGATTCCCGACACGCACCGCGAGTTCGTCGACGACATCCTCGCCCGCTACGACGTGCCCGAGCTCAGCGATCCGAACGATGCGGGCGGCGGCATGTACGGCAGCAGCGGTGACGCTCCGTTCAGCGCGAAGAACGCGATGCCGCAGCTCGACATCGCGCTGGCGCACAAGACGGCGTTCGTCGCCAATGCACTCGGCCCGCCGCCGCAGTTCCTGATCGATCGCTGCAAGCAGGAAGGCAAGCTGATCGGTGCGCTGGCCGGGCGGCCGCAGCACGCCGAGCGGCACCAGGCTGCCGGCGTCGACCTCATCATCGCCCAGGGTTCCGAAGCGGGTGGCCACACCGGCGAGATCGGGTCGATGGTGCTGATCCCCGAGATCGTCGACGCGGTCGACATCCCGGTGTTGGGCGCCGGCGGTATCGGACGCGGCCGACAGATGGCCGCGGCGATGGCACTCGGCGCCGAGGGCGTGTGGTGCGGCTCGGTCTGGCTCACGACCGACGAGGCCGAGACCCACCCGGCGGTGAAGGAGAAGTTCCTGGCGGCCACGTCGGCCGACACGATCCGCTCACGGTCGCTGACCGGCAAGCACGCTCGCATGCTGAAGTCGAAGTGGACCGAGGAGTGGGAGCGTCCCGACACCCCCGATCCGCTCGGCATGCCGCTGCAGCCGATCCTCACCAGCGCCGCCCAGCAGCGGATCAACCGTGCGGCGAACACGCCGGGCTCGGGTGCGAACGAACTCGCCAACTACTTCGTCGGACAGATCGTCGGCACGATGAACCAGCCGAAGTCGGCCGGCCAGGTCGTGATGGAGATGGTCGAGGAGTTCATCGAGGCAACCGAAGCCCTCGCCGCCCAACTCACCAACTGA
- a CDS encoding D-2-hydroxyacid dehydrogenase — protein MVDALFCTDRFVAEHGDRLRDMAPEVDLVPLDGDQPVSSTDLERITIAFFSHDAWPERAANFFGAATRAPNLKWLHTMSAGVDSPVFASFLERGVVLTNSSGTSAAPIARTAMMYLLGLTRGLPELIRAQDRHEWAWAKWRELEDRSVAVVGWGPIGQEVARLSEAFGMSPTIVRRAAHGDEPYPVRRLDELVDVARDHDAMVVALPLTDETAGIVSADVIDELGPEGLFVNVGRGELVDQPALVAALVDGRLGGAGLDVTTPEPLPSDDPLWDAPNLILTPHNSGSTDKTGRRSDELFLDNLARWVAGDGLANVVAASR, from the coding sequence GTGGTTGACGCACTGTTCTGTACCGATCGATTCGTGGCCGAGCACGGGGATCGACTCCGCGACATGGCTCCGGAGGTCGATCTCGTTCCCCTCGACGGCGACCAGCCGGTCTCGTCCACCGACCTCGAACGAATCACGATCGCGTTCTTCTCGCACGATGCCTGGCCGGAGCGCGCCGCGAACTTCTTCGGCGCTGCGACGCGAGCGCCGAACCTGAAGTGGCTGCACACGATGTCGGCCGGTGTCGACAGCCCCGTGTTCGCCTCGTTCCTCGAGCGCGGCGTGGTGCTCACCAACTCGTCGGGCACCAGCGCGGCGCCGATCGCCCGGACGGCGATGATGTACCTGCTCGGGCTCACCCGAGGACTCCCCGAACTGATCCGAGCGCAAGACCGCCACGAGTGGGCGTGGGCCAAGTGGCGCGAGCTCGAGGATCGATCCGTCGCCGTCGTCGGCTGGGGTCCGATCGGCCAGGAGGTGGCGCGGTTGTCGGAAGCGTTCGGCATGTCGCCGACGATCGTCCGTCGAGCAGCACACGGCGACGAGCCGTACCCCGTCCGTCGACTCGACGAGTTGGTCGACGTCGCTCGCGACCACGATGCGATGGTCGTGGCGCTGCCGCTCACCGACGAGACCGCGGGCATCGTGTCGGCCGACGTGATCGACGAACTCGGACCCGAGGGGTTGTTCGTCAACGTCGGTCGCGGCGAGTTGGTCGATCAGCCCGCGCTCGTGGCGGCGCTCGTCGACGGCCGACTCGGCGGCGCCGGCCTCGACGTCACGACGCCCGAGCCGTTGCCGTCCGACGATCCACTGTGGGACGCACCCAACCTGATCCTCACACCGCACAACTCCGGCTCGACCGACAAGACCGGCCGCCGCTCCGACGAGTTGTTTCTCGACAACCTCGCCAGATGGGTGGCGGGCGACGGCCTGGCGAACGTCGTGGCAGCGTCGCGGTGA
- a CDS encoding protein-tyrosine phosphatase family protein, with product MSWPTGRSLDGGLDQIATPDGTGEMWLCGKHVVGPDPEAVRSRVGGNCTIVSFNRPNDIARYPDYGPWLRTSPHALWFPVPDFHAPALDDALPVLEQIADILRRGDNVVMHCSAGIGRAGTMAVAVLMTLGVDMRDALRQVSSDRPGAGPEVGTQRDLIMALAEHHAD from the coding sequence GTGAGCTGGCCGACAGGACGTTCGCTCGACGGCGGGCTCGATCAGATCGCGACCCCCGACGGCACCGGAGAGATGTGGCTGTGCGGCAAGCACGTCGTCGGCCCCGACCCCGAAGCGGTCCGCTCGCGTGTCGGCGGCAACTGCACGATCGTCAGCTTCAACCGTCCGAACGACATCGCTCGCTACCCCGACTACGGACCGTGGCTGCGAACCTCGCCGCACGCGCTGTGGTTTCCGGTGCCCGACTTCCATGCACCCGCGCTCGACGACGCGCTGCCGGTGCTGGAGCAGATCGCCGACATCCTGCGACGTGGCGACAACGTCGTCATGCACTGTTCGGCCGGAATCGGTCGGGCCGGGACCATGGCCGTCGCCGTGCTGATGACGCTCGGCGTCGACATGCGCGATGCGCTCCGGCAGGTGTCGTCCGATCGCCCCGGTGCCGGCCCCGAAGTCGGTACGCAACGCGATCTGATCATGGCGCTCGCCGAACACCACGCAGATTGA
- a CDS encoding DinB family protein has translation MSQPESPEMLSIDELLDEYALARDHSLALIADLGVDEVAWRPDENSSSIAWHLGHQAAVNHYMVRNLTAAEVSFDQRFDAVFDSATPEPARGDLPPLDAIVDYRDKIAESTVATVRRIADGDVGAPRQLALIADGMLRAIINHEYQHSTWIEEVRSTMTESPAPKPESSRLVVVDGYHLLANPTVTH, from the coding sequence ATGTCGCAGCCAGAGTCACCGGAAATGCTGTCGATCGACGAGTTGCTCGACGAGTACGCGCTGGCCCGCGACCACAGCCTGGCGCTGATCGCCGACCTGGGAGTGGACGAGGTGGCGTGGCGGCCCGACGAGAACAGCAGCTCGATCGCCTGGCATCTCGGGCACCAGGCGGCGGTCAACCACTACATGGTGCGCAATCTGACGGCTGCCGAGGTGTCGTTCGACCAGCGGTTCGATGCGGTGTTCGACTCGGCGACCCCCGAACCGGCGCGGGGCGACCTGCCGCCACTCGACGCGATCGTCGACTACCGCGACAAGATCGCCGAGAGCACCGTCGCCACGGTCCGGAGGATCGCCGACGGGGACGTGGGCGCGCCTCGGCAACTCGCGTTGATCGCCGATGGCATGCTCCGAGCGATCATCAACCACGAGTATCAGCACAGCACGTGGATCGAAGAGGTCCGCTCGACGATGACCGAGAGTCCGGCTCCGAAGCCCGAGAGTTCGCGTCTCGTCGTCGTCGACGGCTACCACCTGCTCGCGAACCCGACGGTCACGCACTGA
- a CDS encoding Dabb family protein has product MFRHVVMFKWNDDVDQAHIDEFSETLTAVAASVPEVGDFRHGPDLQISDGNYDYVIVGEYASVDDYAVYRDHPDHKALIEKYLAGSISARAAVQYDAG; this is encoded by the coding sequence ATGTTCAGGCACGTGGTGATGTTCAAGTGGAATGACGATGTCGACCAAGCGCACATCGACGAGTTCAGCGAGACGCTGACAGCCGTCGCAGCATCGGTGCCCGAGGTCGGCGACTTCCGCCACGGCCCCGACCTGCAGATCTCCGACGGCAACTACGACTACGTCATCGTCGGCGAGTACGCCTCGGTCGACGACTACGCGGTCTACCGCGATCACCCCGATCACAAAGCGCTGATCGAGAAGTACCTCGCCGGCAGCATCTCGGCGCGCGCCGCCGTGCAGTACGACGCCGGCTGA
- a CDS encoding TlpA family protein disulfide reductase: MIGFGTQDSLGEAFEFVAERGTESFTMLWDSSFESWTAFEITGQPTVIMFSPDGEEIGRWRGAIPEGEVLELAAQFA, translated from the coding sequence GTGATCGGATTCGGCACCCAGGACAGCCTCGGTGAAGCCTTCGAGTTCGTCGCCGAACGTGGCACGGAGTCGTTCACGATGCTCTGGGACTCGTCGTTCGAGAGTTGGACGGCCTTCGAGATCACCGGGCAGCCCACGGTGATCATGTTCTCGCCCGACGGCGAGGAGATCGGTCGCTGGCGCGGTGCCATCCCCGAAGGCGAGGTCCTCGAACTCGCCGCACAGTTCGCCTGA